The proteins below come from a single Aspergillus oryzae RIB40 DNA, chromosome 5 genomic window:
- a CDS encoding agmatinase (arginase family protein): MIAYGLLTLIVSTAAVAREIVFPPIAAIQGSGQVPLGEDDTVDIVTGSHFSGLTTFGHLPYVNCLVDDQAHSTPYDIAILGAPFDTGVTARPGARFGPVGIRLGSRRLQGWNIYTGVNVFESWAKLVDCGDAPLTRLDNTVALKQLDLAHKVISSRPTNSTDRGRTPRILTLGGDHTTTLSALRSTYDKWGPVSVIHFDSHLDTWDPKVLGKVMFKPPISGVNHGTFLHIAHEEGLIRNTSLHVGIRAPVIRPKGDIRNDIRCGFEIIKARDLDRVGINGIVDQIKARVGDSKVYISVDIDVLDPAYAPATGTAEPGGFTTRELLSILDALHGLPVIGADVVEVAPIYDTTAETTTLAAAEVAHSLLYLMVETPVNDN; the protein is encoded by the exons ATGATTGCCTACGGCCTGCTCACTCTCATTGTATCCACAGCTGCCGTCGCGAGGGAGATCGTCTTCCCTCCCATCGCAGCAATTCAAGGTTCCGGACAAGTTCCgctcggtgaagatgatacCGTCGATATTGTTACGGGTAGTCATTTCTCGGGGCTGACTACGTTCGGACACTTACCTTACGTAAATTGCTTGGTGGATGACCAGGCACATTCCACGCCCTACGATATTGCAATTTTAGGTGCCCCGTTCGACACT GGTGTTACCGCTCGCCCCGGAGCCAGATTCGGGCCAGTTGGTATTCGTCTCGGCTCTCGGCGATTACAAGGATGGAACATCTATACCGGAGTCAACGTCTTCGAAAGCTGGGCGAAATTAGTGGATTGTGGGGATGCGCCACTAACCCGGTTGGATAATACAGTTGCGTTGAAGCAGCTTGATTTAGCACATAAG GTTATCTCATCACGTCCCACGAATAGTACGGACCGGGGCCGTACACCTCGTATTCTTACTCTGGGTGGAGACCACACAACGACCCTGTCGGCACTGAGGTCGACGTATGACAAGTGGGGTCCTGTTTCGGTTATTCATTTTGATAGCCATCTCG ATACCTGGGATCCTAAAGTACTAGGTAAGGTTATGTTCAAACCCCCGATATC CGGTGTAAACCACGGAACCTTCCTACACATAGCCCATGAAGAG GGCCTTATCCGCAACACATCATTGCACGTCGGCATCCGTGCCCCTGTTATCCGCCCAAAAGGCGATATCCGAAATGATATCCGATGTGGATTCGAAATCATCAAGGCTCGTGACTTAGACCGGGTCGGGATTAATGGTATCGTCGACCAGATCAAGGCTCGAGTTGGCGATAGCAAGGTGTATATTTCTGTGGACATTGATGTGTTGGACCCAGCCTACGCACCTG CAACGGGAACTGCGGAGCCAGGTGGTTTTACCACCCGCGAgcttctttctatcttggATGCTCTACATGGATTGCCGGTGATAGGCGCCGACGTTGTCGAGGTTGCGCCTATATACGATACAACGGCCGAGACCACGActttggctgctgctgaggTGGCTCATTCGTTGCTCTATTTGATGGTGGAAACACCAGTAAATGATAACTAG
- a CDS encoding GAF domain-containing protein (GAF domain-containing protein), whose protein sequence is MHNTYPKHNLYTLQYQFFCIIATFFNLITIPPIHYSPTSLQKPYQITTMPHADSSYFGENASKSDIYTQVLEQAQGLVYGQRNWVCSNFSNVASLLWHAYAALPSPSSSVNWAGFYIRQDKFPNAQTTEKQNQNQKQVLWLGPFQGRPACQEIRFGKGVCGTAAEKRETVLVGDVLSFPGHIACDASSRSEIVVPILVGGETVAIIDIDCTEPDGFDEVDRKYLEDLAKLLAEACDW, encoded by the exons ATGCACAACACATATCCCAAACATAACCTATATA CCCTGcaatat CAATTCTTTTGCATCATTGCGACATTCTTCAATCTGATAACCATCCCACCCATCCATTACTCTCCCACATCTCTTCAGAAGCCATACCAGATAACCACAATG CCCCACGCTGATTCATCCTACTTTGGCGAAAACGCCTCCAAATCCGACATCTACACGCAGGTCCTCGAACAGGCGCAGGGTCTTGTATATGGACAGCGTAACTGGGTATGC agtaACTTCTCCAACGTCGCCTCCCTCCTCTGGCACGCCTACGCCGCCCTCCCcagcccctcctcctccgtaAACTGGGCCGGCTTCTACATCCGCCAAGACAAGTTCCCCAATGCCCAAACTACCGAGAAACAAaaccagaaccagaagcAGGTCCTCTGGCTAGGACCTTTCCAGGGCCGGCCTGCGTGTCAGGAGATTCGGTTCGGGAAGGGCGTGTGCGGCACTGCAGCGGAGAAGCGGGAGACGGTCCTTGTCGGGGATGTGTTGAGTTTCCCTGGTCATATTGCTTGTGATGCGAGTTCGAGGAGTGAGATTGTTGTGCCGATTCTTGTGGGTGGGGag ACGGTTGCTAttattgatattgattgTACGGAACCGGATGGGTTTGATGAGGTTGACAGGAAGTATTTGGAGGACTTGGCTAAGCTTTTGGCGGAGGCTTGTGATTGGTAG
- a CDS encoding putative NAD+ kinase Utr1 (predicted sugar kinase), producing MVGPTASLTPLSRADGSASYQCPSTGSNILGSVNAPIELPGRRDALKPEDATVEVFVKPGTAPGGVGERYVEGIIKNMLGKLILGREKGYARRGVVITLAIVGGESVARGDSTPNDVHASDSHPGSCSNSASQKADLRDDAAVLSLPSSPFLPLRSAASLKAHNRNALSTDSIPRQTIMKALASRPSISNPNNSNVPLAASLGLLSNSASTSPPDEKERRSSNPSSQKLSAALSNLQLGPYLDRLPPTARLAMQSPCFFHQRFDDAVNIQKVLEEITDDEWLSHSRLVQTATGVREVSKQLQRRPIKRAVRNVMIVTKARDNSLVHLTRELAEWLLSTPRYGSDLGVNVYVDAKLRNSKRFDAPGLLQMEPRFEKMLHYWTPDLCWESPEKFDLVLTLGGDGTVLFTSWLFQRIVPPILCFSLGSLGFLTNFEFENYKQHLNAVMGDVGMRVNLRMRFTCTVFRKDRRKEAEAGAVEEGEQFEVLNELVIDRGPSPYVSNLELYADNDFLTVVQADGCILSTPTGSTAYSLSAGGSLIHPSIPGILLTPICPHTLSFRPMVLSDSMLLRIAVPAGSRSTAYCSFDGKGRVELRQGDYVTVEASQYPFPTVVSGSGEWFQSVQRALRWNTRGAVQKSFYRGSEAGLEGLDEGEDEEWDIDTDAGAAGTDSGIGPSEDGDAGSISPMKRQMSMLSM from the exons ATGGTCGGACCAACAGCCTCCCTTACTCCCCTTTCTCGCGCCGATGGTTCGGCTTCTTACCAATGTCCTTCGACCGGATCTAATATCCTAGGATCGGTAAATGCGCCAATTGAGCTCCCTGGACGCCGGGATGCCCTCAAGCCAGAGGATGCGACCGTGGAAGTTTTCGTGAAGCCGGGTACCGCACCCGGTGGGGTTGGTGAACGATACGTCGAAGGaatcatcaagaacatgcTGGGCAAATTGATCCTGGGACGAGAGAAAGGCTACGCTAGGCGTGGTGTGGTTATCACCTTGGCTATTGTGGGAGGAGAAAGTGTCGCTAGGGGCGATTCG ACACCGAACGACGTACATGCGAGCGATTCCCACCCGGGATCCTGTAGTAACAGTGCTTCGCAGAAGGCTGACCTCCGGGACGACGCCGCCGTCTTATCGTTGCCCTCGTCGcccttcctccctctccGCTCCGCTGCCTCGTTGAAGGCTCACAATCGGAACGCCCTTTCCACCGATTCAATCCCTCGACAGACGATCATGAAAGCGCTCGCATCCCGTCCGTCCATATCCAATCCTAATAATTCCAACGTGCCGCTGGCGGCCTCCCTCGGGCTTCTCTCAAATAGCGCCTCCACCAGTCCTCCGGATGAAAAGGAGCGTCGCTCCAGTAATCCATCCTCGCAGAAGCTCTCTGCCGCGCTCTCCAACCTTCAGCTCGGCCCGTATCTGGATCGCTTACCCCCGACCGCACGATTGGCTATGCAATCGCCGTGCTTTTTCCATCAACGGTTTGACGATGCTGTGAATATCCAGAAGGTTCTCGAAGAAATCACGGACGATGAATGGCTGTCGCACTCTCGCCTAGTCCAGACGGCGACTGGTGTTCGGGAGGTGTCGAAGCAGCTGCAGCGTCGGCCTATCAAGCGTGCCGTACGGAATGTCATGATAGTCACGAAGGCGCGTGATAACAGCCTGGTACACTTAACGCGGGAACTGGCGGAATGGCTTCTCTCCACTCCCCGGTATGGAAGTGATCTCGGTGTTAATGTCTATGTGGACGCTAAGTTACGGAATTCCAAACGTTTCGATGCGCCGGGGCTTCTGCAGATGGAACCTCGCTTTGAAAAGATGCTGCATTACTGGACCCCAGACCTCTGCTGGGAATCCCCGGAGAAGTTCGATCTTGTGCTGACCTTGGGTGGAGACGGAACGGTGCTCTTTACCTCGTGGCTCTTCCAGCGTATCGTACCTCctattctttgtttctctcttgGCAGTCTGGGATTCTTGACGAATTTTGAGTTCGAGAACTATAAGCAGCACTTGAACGCGGTCATGGGAGATGTAGGGATGCGGGTGAATCTTCGCATGCGGTTCACCTGCACCGTGTTCCGCAAGGACCGACGCAAGGAAGCTGAGGCTGGTGCCGTGGAAGAAGGCGAACAGTTTGAGGTTCTGAACGAACTGGTCATTGACCGTGGGCCATCGCCTTATGTGTCCAACCTGGAACTGTACGCGGATAATGATTTCTTAACGGTGGTTCAAGCGGACGGGTGTATCTTATCTACTCCAACCG GATCTACCGCTTACTCTCTCTCCGCTGGAGGATCATTGAttcatccttccattccgGGCATCCTTCTGACGCCCATTTGCCCTCACACACTGTCTTTCCGCCCAATGGTTCTCTCGGATTCGATGCTACTTCGCATTGCCGTGCCCGCCGGGTCCCGCTCCACAGCGTACTGCTCCTTTGATGGCAAAGGCCGCGTGGAACTCCGCCAAGGTGACTATGTCACTGTCGAAGCGAGTCAGTACCCATTCCCCACTGTGGTATCCGGTAGCGGAGAATGGTTCCAGAGTGTTCAGCGCGCGCTGCGGTGGAACACCCGCGGGGCTGTTCAGAAAAGCTTCTACCGTGGCTCGGAGGCTGGCCTGGAAGGGCTCGATGAgggcgaagacgaagaatGGGACATTGACACCGATGCCGGAGCCGCTGGCACGGACAGTGGCATTGGCCCTAGTGAAGACGGCGACGCCGGATCGATTAGCCCGATGAAACGGCAAATGAGCATGCTCAGCATGTAG
- a CDS encoding uncharacterized protein (predicted protein), translated as MDNFFVHTAQSRPDLWKSLEDPTHPLNAAWPLFLDQDIYLQHYCCPLSKIEAFACFQYAIVQIDDYDQEHIIACGRSLPFYWPELAKVGGKIGLAQHPKVLHTLPDEGYDAILSRAFEQYYAREGIFQDTDRPTSFNDPPAARTEPPNALSAISITVSPEYRSRSLAEALILAMKQAAIERNCDAMVVPQRPTRKSEFPTTDMIDYILWPATTVATHSPGTTVRKPDSNLPFDPWLRKHARLGPKVIKVARRSMRVEGSVEEWQQWTGVNIPQTARQGTQMKIGT; from the exons ATGGACAACTTCTTTGTTCACACTGCCCAGAGCAGGCCAGATCTTTGGAAGTCCCTCGAAGATCCAACACATCCACTGAATGCTGCCTGGCCACTTTTCCTTGACCAAGACATATACCTCCAGCACTACTGCTGCCCACTGAGCAAGATCGAAGCATTTGCTTGTTTCCAATACGCCATTGTCCAGATAGATGACTACGATCAAGAGCATATCATCGCCTGTGGACGTTCTCTTCCATTCTACTGGCCCGAATTAGCCAAAGTCGGGGGCAAAATAGGCCTCGCTCAGCACCCAAAAGTGCTACATACCCTCCCAGACGAAGGTTATGATGCCATCCTCTCACGAGCTTTTGAACAATATTATGCCCGAGAAGGCATTTTCCAAGATACAGACAGGCCAACCTCGTTCAACGATCCCCCCGCAGCCAGAACCGAACCACCCAACGCACTGTCCGCCATTTCCATCACCGTTTCCCCAGAATACCGCTCTCGGAGCTTAGCAGAAGCTCTTATCCTGGCTATGAAACAAGCAGCCATCGAGCGCAACTGTGACGCAATGGTAGTACCGCAACGGCCGACACGGAAATCTGAATTCCCAACGACAGATATGATCGATTACATATTATGGCCGGCGACGACAGTTGCAACCCACTCTCCTGGTACGACAGTTCGAAAACCAGACTCTAACCTCCCATTTGACCCGTGGCTACGCAAGCATGCTCGGCTGGGGCCCAAGGTGATCAAGGTCGCGCGGAGAAGTATGCGTGTAGAGGGCAGTGTGGAAGAGTGGCAACAGTGGACGGGGGTCAATATCCCGCAGACTGCACGACAAGGC ACTCAAATGAAGATAGGAACATAG
- a CDS encoding cytochrome P450 (cytochrome P450 CYP2 subfamily): protein MASLHLASIAIGVLTAYLLTKLLTFKKPPAPLPPGPPPKPIIGNLKDLPQNGERDWEHWLKHKELYGRFTQTVILSYTSGCGGILGLIPYSDRSRAIRKAMNKEIGSKVAVSRFNALQEAETRRFLLRVLEAPEELRNHIRTEAGAVVLKLAYGYTVEPHKQDPLVDLADVSMYYFSLVCRYGAWVVDVFPSLRFLPSWFPGTEFKRIGQRSKEAFDNFGGKPYNFVKHQMSQGTHHPSYLSSILESEEIEPGSEKEYVTKWSAASIYAGGADTTVSTMASFFLAMALYPEAQRKAQEEIDRVVGNSRLPTFADRDNLPYINATVKEVLRWHPVVPNNLPHLSTHDDMCQGYFIPKGSIVISNIWGFAHDPDVFHDPMTFKPERYLGDNPEPDSHRISFGFGRRICPGRVMADAAIYLNIAQSLAAFNIGKKVVDGKEVEPRVEFQAALISHPEPYDVSIKPRSSVHEELIRAVEEEYPWEKSHADELVNIKV, encoded by the exons ATGGCTTCCCTACATTTGGCCAGCATCGCAATCGGAGTGCTTACTGCATACCTTCTGACCAAGCTTCTCACATTTAAAAAGCCTCCAGCGCCCCTCCCACCCGGTCCTCCACCTAAACCGATTATTGGTAACTTGAAGGATCTGCCTCAGAATGGAGAGCGAGACTGGGAGCATTGGCTGAAACACAAAGAGCTTTATGGTAGATTCACACAGACAGTAATATTATCGTATAC GTCTGGGTGTGGAGGCATTTTGGGATTAATCCCCTATTCCGATCGCTCTAGGGCAATTCGCAAAGCCATGAATAAGGAGATTGGATCGAAGGTAGCTGTTTCTAGATTTAACGCACTTCAGGAAGCTGAGACGCGTCGCTTTCTACTACGGGTGCTTGAGGCGCCGGAGGAGCTGAGAAACCATATTCGGAC AGAGGCTGGTGCGGTGGTTCTGAAACTTGCGTACGGGTACACTGTCGAGCCGCACAAACAGGATCCGTTGGTCGATTTGGCAGACGTGTCCATGTATTACTTTTCGCTAGTGTGTCGCTATGGGGCttgggtggtggatgttttTCCAAGCT TGAGATTTCTCCCTTCTTGGTTTCCAGGGACTGAGTTCAAACGCATCGGACAGAGGTCTAAAGAGGCTTTTGATAATTTCGGCGGGAAACCATATAATTTCGTCAAGCACCAAATGTCACAGGGCACACACCATCCCTCATATCTGTCAAGCATTCTAGAATCAGAAGAAATTGAGCCTGGCTCCGAGAAGGAATACGTGACAAAGTGGTCCGCAGCATCGATTTACGCCGGCGGTGCTGACACG ACAGTGTCCACCATGgcatccttcttcctcgccatGGCGCTGTACCCTGAGGCTCAGAGAAAGGCccaagaggagattgatcGTGTCGTCGGAAACAGCAGGCTTCCCACCTTCGCCGACCGGGATAATCTGCCCTATATCAACGCCACTGTGAAGGAGGTCCTCCGCTGGCACCCAGTTGTACCAAACAACCTGCCTCATCTTTCTACCCACGATGATATGTGTCAAGGATACTTTATCCCAAAGGGCTCCATAGTGATTTCTAATATCTG GGGCTTCGCACACGACCCAGACGTCTTCCACGACCCTATGACATTCAAGCCGGAACGCTACCTGGGTGACAATCCCGAGCCTGATTCTCATAGAATCTCGTTCGGATTCGGTCGCCGAATCTGTCCCGGTCGCGTTATGGCAGACGCAGCCATTTACCTCAATATTGCACAATCTTTGGCGGCCTTTAACATTGGCAAGAAAGTGGTCGATGGGAAGGAGGTCGAGCCCCGAGTAGAGTTTCAGGCTGCGCTTATCAGTCACCCGGAGCCATATGATGTCAGCATTAAGCCTCGGAGCTCGGTGCATGAGGAGCTTATTCGcgcggtggaggaggaatatcCTTGGGAGAAGAGTCATGCGGATGAGCTTGTTAATATTAAGGTATAG